The genomic stretch tatatatatatatatatatatatatatatatatatatatatataaatatatatatatatgtgtgtgtgtgtgtgtgtactatttagttttagtttcgttttatttttcagttattaCTATTTCTTATTTCCACTTTTACTTATTTGCCTTATATGTTTTTCCCAGTTTCTGTATTTGTAGTTctcgttttaatttaatttaagtcattgaattttgtaatgtgtttttccCCCATCATTTCTATTTATTACATTTCAACTTGgttttatattactatttaaattttttacatttcagttttaattgttttagttgAATTCCAGTTATTAAGTAATTTTAGTGCTTAGACTCGACTATTTCAGTTAGCttccaagacaacatttctaattttagtttactttgtttttcatttaatattatgtattatttttgttttagtattatttattttagtctactatagttttttatttatattttaagttagtagatatttttatattatatatgtatatatatataaaatatataaagtatatatttaaatttttgtttaatttttaatcattaaatattttgttttttatttgttatttgtattttttacatactGTTATTTAgaatttctctatttttattttagtttcagttcagtttattattattattattattattattattattattattattatttattaccaaTTTTACTTATCTGTCATTTAATTCCAAgttattttttgtctttatttagattttagttgAATTCttactgatttcattttaagtgaatttatttcattttatttatttattttcagttataattttagtgcttcaacttttcatttagtttgttttcctctaattgtttatattttattttattgtcaatAATGCAGTGATTCACAAAGTACCATTTAAGATGCTTTCAAagcaagcagctttctgttggttagCGTGGCAAATTTGCTTGAAAAGCTTGAACCTGCTGTGAAATCTGCTTGGGGAAATGTGTCGCTCTTGAGTGAAATTCCCAATCGCTTGGATTgccattgaaatgactggattttgactTTAGAATTTTGCATAGCAGTGGTAAATATGAGCagcagttatatttaaaaatgttcttgaAAACTAATGACAAGAAATATCCATCCACATGCTTGTGAAGTAACAGCATTTTAGTTGCTGAGTATTTAGTtgagtttttttgtttcttgttcTTTTTGAAATTTGACAATTTGTCAATATATGTACTTTTAttacatggaaaagagcagcatgaacattcttcaaaatatctccttttgtccTCCACTGAAGAAGGAAAGTctaacaggtttgaaacaacatgaaggttaACAATGATGAACAGAACTGAATCTTTGAGACATTTTTGACAGCACTGAATAAGATTTAGACAggagattatttacagtatttatagaatttaattggaggatgtttttaaatgtcattttatttcatttttaattatgtattttttatttgggattttgctttattttgagatatctgattaaaaaaatatatattagtaaaatctttatttttccattaaataatattgcaGTGTATATTATTGCATTGGGTTGTGCTcattgcattctgggaaacaGCACCACGTACTTGCATCTCGAAGCGTAATTCTGGAGAGAATTCATATGCTGGCACTTTTCACttgatataaaaaatgtatacccatccttataaaaaaaaaacttttatattatcTTTCATATTTCAGATTACTAATATGAAAAATGACACAAACTGCAGCTTTTCTGCCAACGTTTTTTAACATTCATCCGTGACTTTTCCAGATTAATTGCACTACTAAACTGTCAAGCTACATTTCATTTTAAGCACTTTATAGATTCCTGTAAAACAGCGTATAATAATTCATAAAGTGCTCATTAATAGTTTAGTATCATCTCAGGTGGGTCTGAATACAGATGCATGTGTCAGCGTCCAGCCTGCATCCCGTCTGCTCCGGTTCATGTGTGTGAGTGGAGTTGCTAAAAGATGCATCACATGTTGGTCTTCTAGGAATGTTCTGTGCTGGATTTAGTTCCCAACCCCAGCATCAACTTAGCTTGTGCTTTTTGCATTAGGCAGCTAAAACTTTTTTACTGGAAAGATcttgttttacattaatttataggtgcttttatccaaagtggtgTATAAATGAAGGACATTAAAAGCAATTAATATaaagcaggtgtgtgtgtctctctgtttgTCAGTTCTCTGTGAGGCTTCATTTCTCTCCTCAGACTGGATGATTGCATTTCATCAGTGCTTCTTCTTAATCAGATCTGCAGTGCTGGTCAAACTCAATCGGGCAGGGCAGCTTGACCCGACACTTCCTCTGTCAGCACGTGCTGAATCAAACTAGATGAACACTGACGACGCATCTGTCTGAACTAACGTGACTCTTCTTCATACGTTagatttatgcatgttttttttgtgtgtgtgtgtgttgtggttttgcagtgccatctagtggacatTGTGACATTGCACCCGAAGTATTGGAGCTCAAAAAAGTGTTCGTTTGGCATGCTCCCCGGACACCTGTACTACTGGTCTgacagtcagtctgtgtgtgttcacgtctagagtttcatggagatcaggtCGGATGACAGCTGGAACTGTGGTTATAACCGGAGGGATTCTCGCGACGGTGATACTCCTGTGTATCATTGTCGTGCTCTGTTACTGTCGACTTCAGGTGAGCGCGCGCTTCATAACTTAAAGGGGTACTCcacatcaaaatgaaaatcttctCATTAATCACTTAGccccatgttgctccaaacctgtaaaagctttgttcgtcttcggaacacaatttgagatgtttttggacaaaaaccgggaggcttgtgactgtcccatagactggcaagtaaattacactgtcaaggtccagaaaagtatgaaaagcatcatcagaatactccatctgccatcagtgcttCAACCGAATTGTTGAATatagtcttttttgtttttttgagtccaaaaagtattctcgtaatttcagtaatttttttttgacattgttatttaaatgtagcatttatgaatttggaatgacatgggggtaagtgattaatgacaaaattctcattttggggtggagtatccgtttaaagctaaaaaataatgaTAGACATTTTCCTCCGTGCAttgaattttgtgaaaaaaaaaaacaaaaaaaaaacagatagattTGGGTGATTTTTCATgaatcaagtttttattttatttataagtttttatttattttttatttataatgatagcAATAGTGAAACAGGAaggtgtagtttttttttaagttaattaaatattatatatatatatatatatatatatatatatatatatattactattttttaattatacatttgaattatttttattttatttataaactaaataaaataacactttaatatattatttattattatttttgatatattttaattatttttatttatacattttaataccttattaatatttataatgataACAATAGTACAACAGTATGATAAAGATTTTGATCAActtaattgctttttatttttatttacaacattaacagttgtggatttttttatttaattaaattttatatttttttttggtattttttttgaTAGCTGTAAATGAAGTCAGTGagtttttttcattaataaacactttatttaattcgattttatttattatgatagatttgttaaaaataaattatatttttcttttggttttggtGACCTTGTATGAAAAAGTTAGTGCTCCTGTAATTaaaaaacaacgacaacaaaaataatttttcattcattcatttctccAGTGATGTCCTATGGAATTCCTATCTGTCTTACTGACTGACTAGCCTTGTTTTTCTTCTAGTATTATTGCTGTAAGAAGAATGGATCTGATCCAGATGCTGTTTGCTCACAGCCCCAGTTTGCCTGCAATGCATGCAGCACATCTAGGTTGGATGGGGTCGCCTCTAACCCGCTCTCCCTGTCACCGGAGCCCACACCACCACAGAGCTTCTGCCCCACCTGCTCCCCATACAGCTCTCCATTTTACATCAGCACCATGGACGAAACGCAGAACGGGGCCGAACGGATCACTTATATGCCGTCCCAGTATGAAAACCCGTGCCTGTCTCTCACCCTTCCTTCTTTGCACAGCGCATCGCTGAGCTCTCGAAGCCATCCGGACCTCTACTGCAACACACGTGCCATAAGCACTGATGTCTGATCAGTGCCGTCCACCGAAATCACCCCTAATGTTTCTTCTGTGTACAAAACAGAGTGAATGGGGACAGAAAGTACTCCGTTTTTACATTGTATCTGTCTAGCAGTAAATTGAAATCAATAATGTTTTGTAGAAA from Carassius gibelio isolate Cgi1373 ecotype wild population from Czech Republic chromosome A22, carGib1.2-hapl.c, whole genome shotgun sequence encodes the following:
- the LOC127943263 gene encoding protein FAM163A-like translates to MTAGTVVITGGILATVILLCIIVVLCYCRLQYYCCKKNGSDPDAVCSQPQFACNACSTSRLDGVASNPLSLSPEPTPPQSFCPTCSPYSSPFYISTMDETQNGAERITYMPSQYENPCLSLTLPSLHSASLSSRSHPDLYCNTRAISTDV